Genomic window (Salinibacterium sp. M195):
AGGTGCCTGTTATTTCCTACGACCGGCTCATCGGCAGCCCAGAGTTGGCGTTCTGGGTCTCGTTTGACAACGAAAAAGTTGGTGCTCTTCAGGGCAAAGCGCTCGTGGAGGGGCTCGCCGCCCAAGGGCTCTCGTCTGGCAACATCGTGATGGTGAACGGTGCCCCAACCGACAACAATTCGCGACTGTTCAAAAAGGGCGCCCACAGCGTGATCGACGGCAGCGCGTATGACGTCGTTGCGGAGTTTGACACTCCCAATTGGAGCCCAGACAAAGCTCAAGAATGGGTAGCAAGCCAAGTCACCCAGCACGGCGATACGCTCGTCGGTGTTTACGCCGCCAACGATGCCACTGCCGGCGGCGCCATTGCCGCCCTCAAAGCCGGCGGAGTGAGCCCATTGCCTCTTGTCACCGGGCAGGATGCCGAACTCACGGCCATCCAGCGCATCGTGAGTGGCGACCAGTACATGACGATCTACAAGGACCTGAAGCGCGAAGCAGAAATTGCCGCCACCCACGCCGTATCGCTGCTCAACGGAGTACCGCTTGTCGGCCAGAGCGAAGAGACCAACGGCATCCCGACGACGTTGCTCAACCCCGTGATCGTCACCATCGACAACATCATGGAGACTGTGGTGGCCGATGGCTTCTATACGGTCGAGCAGATCTGCACCTCAGAATACGCACAAGCGTGTGCCGCAGCGGGGATCACAGGATGACCCAGAAAACCAGCGGCGATGTGCACGCACTGCGCCTGAACGATGTGTTCCTG
Coding sequences:
- a CDS encoding sugar ABC transporter substrate-binding protein, whose amino-acid sequence is MTRTYSRRLARLLASLLFAMLFLGGCTMIGASGAGAEYRIALLLPESKTARYEAYDRPFFEAKIAELCPQCEVIYANADQDPAKQQQQAESAFAQGISVLVLDPVDSSAAVTIVASAQSHKVPVISYDRLIGSPELAFWVSFDNEKVGALQGKALVEGLAAQGLSSGNIVMVNGAPTDNNSRLFKKGAHSVIDGSAYDVVAEFDTPNWSPDKAQEWVASQVTQHGDTLVGVYAANDATAGGAIAALKAGGVSPLPLVTGQDAELTAIQRIVSGDQYMTIYKDLKREAEIAATHAVSLLNGVPLVGQSEETNGIPTTLLNPVIVTIDNIMETVVADGFYTVEQICTSEYAQACAAAGITG